CTGGATTTCGTCAGCGGCCTGTTCGAGAGCAAGCCGGCCACCATCCGGGCGCCGACATCCGCTGCCGCCAAAAAACCCGCGCCGGGTCCGGCCGCGCCGGCCGTTGCCAAACCGGCCGAGCCTGAAATGTCCGCGACGCCCGCCAAAGGACAGATTCACGGGAAACCATTCAAGGTCGAGAAAAGTTATATCGAGAACGGCGTGCTGACCCTGCGGTTGGGCAAGGACGTGACCGCCGATCTGGAAGTGAAAATAATGTTGCCAGGCTCGCCGTGGGAAACGCCGGCCGGGAAAAATTTCAAGGTGATGGAAGCCGGCGGCGCCGGCACGCCACAAGTGGTGCTGGCATGGAAGGAAGACGGCCAGAGCGCCCCTTCGGAACAGAAATTCACCGACAAGTACAGCATGATGCTCGAGTTCGGACAGGAAAAGGACAAAAAGCTGCCGGGAAAAATCCAGCTCAATCTTCCGGACGAGACGAAAAGCCATGTCGCCGGGACTTTCGAGGCGGACATCCGGGGATTCCGCATCGTGGACGGCAAACCCGATTTGTCCGTCGACTCGGTGGACACGCTCCAGTACCTGGCGTTGCGTGAACTGCTGAAGGACGATCCGAACAAGTCGCTCGAAGTCATCTCGTTCCGTAATGGACGTTATGCCGAGCCGTCGGCTCCGGGCAAGAATATGACCGGTTCCATCGAGGTGGAGTACCGTGTCGGTCAGGGCTCACCTGCCGCGCAACAGTTCCAGCTTGAGAAGGATGCCGGCGCCTGGAAGGTGGTGCGTGCGGTACGGAAAAAACCCGCCGGGTAGGATGCATGACATGATGCAAACAAAAACCCCGCCAATATGGCGGGGTTTTTGTTTTGATCTCTCAACCGGCCGGCACCGCGGCCGGTCCGGATCAGGCGAGCGGCTTTACCACGGTGGCCTGCATCCCCTTTGGCCCCTTCTGGCTTTCAAATTCCACCTGCTGACCCTCGGCCAGTTTCTTGTAGCCTTCGGCCTGAATCACGGAGTAGTGTACGAACACATCCGCGCTTCCATCCTGTGGCGAGATGAAACCAAAACCCTTAGCCTCGTTGAACCACTTTACAGTACCCATGCGCATGACGAATGACCTCACTAAAAATTAATTTTTTATG
The DNA window shown above is from Sulfuricaulis limicola and carries:
- a CDS encoding cold-shock protein translates to MRMGTVKWFNEAKGFGFISPQDGSADVFVHYSVIQAEGYKKLAEGQQVEFESQKGPKGMQATVVKPLA